One genomic window of Pelodiscus sinensis isolate JC-2024 chromosome 14, ASM4963464v1, whole genome shotgun sequence includes the following:
- the RAMAC gene encoding RNA guanine-N7 methyltransferase activating subunit, whose amino-acid sequence MTSTLEVPLNFEEMFSHRFTPDDEDYQEYLKRPADPPPLVEEWKNRSGGNQRNRDRFQDGRQFRGRGDWQSGNRHNQWPGRSWGNNYQQHRQGQSYYPQYEYGYNSYNPRPHYGRY is encoded by the exons ATGACTTCCACTCTCGAAGTTCCTCTGAATTTTGAAGAGATGTTTTCCCATCGATTCACACCGGATGATGAGGACTATCAAGAGTATCTGAAACGCCCAGCAGATCCACCTCCTTTAGTAGAAGAATGGAAAAATAGATCTGGTGGTAACCAGAGAAATAGAGATCG gtttCAAGATGGCAGGCAATTTAGAGGCAGAGGGGACTGGCAAAGTGGTAATAGACATAATCAGTGGCCGGGAAGAAGCTGGGGTAACAACTACCAACAGCACAGACAAGGACAGTCTTACTACCCCCAGTATGAATATGGCTACAACTCCTATAATCCAAGGCCTCATTATGGTCGCTATTAA